The following proteins come from a genomic window of Amaranthus tricolor cultivar Red isolate AtriRed21 chromosome 14, ASM2621246v1, whole genome shotgun sequence:
- the LOC130799329 gene encoding pentatricopeptide repeat-containing protein At4g33990-like — MTKNYVGFVPSGYVGSLVFLWDMRFFTFLEILELDVLPILFGQRQANYSPTRIFSSWLASDVHIRDHHDYIHLLKNCWTRNTLKEIHAQIIIGGYEQNIFVATRLIDKYINVSTSSSMEDAQKVFDILLERDNFLWNLLLQGYSMYGPLNSALRSFIQMRVSGFPLDEYTFPFMLKACGGAKEINMGMAIHGQTIKSGYASDLFVGNALVAFYGKCQQVSSSRKVFDEMPQKDIVSWNSMISVYVANDLPCEALKLFHLILNVETVSPDRTTLVSILPACAQLSAVKEGLCIHSCIVKSCMKLDAVLGSGLISLYANIGRLKTATLIFDRVPDKNIVIWNTMIKAYGTHGHADEALKLFYQLVDAGLSPDDMIFLCLLSACSHAGMISEGLSLFKKMEKYGVKRNHLHYACVVDLYSRAGLIDKALEIVRTMPVQAEKDAYGALFGACRIHNNIEIAEIAAKKLFELDPENAGRYLILIKMYEDAGRVEDAARLRKMMRDKKIQRLVGCSAIEIDFTLHKFGAEDVSHPLMEQIFDTLHELEMLVDEQIYADQFILNE, encoded by the coding sequence CAAACTATAGTCCTACAAGGATTTTCAGTAGTTGGCTAGCGAGTGATGTGCACATTAGAGACCATCATGATTACATTCATCTGCTGAAAAACTGTTGGACTAGAAATACTTTGAAAGAAATTCATGCCCAGATTATCATTGGTGGTTACGAGCAAAACATATTTGTTGCTACTAGACTAATCGATAAATACATTAATGTATCTACAAGTTCAAGTATGGAAGATGCACAGAAGGTGTTCGATATATTGCTTGAAAGAGATAATTTCTTATGGAATTTGCTTTTACAGGGGTATTCAATGTATGGGCCTTTAAACAGTGCATTGAGATCCTTTATTCAAATGCGGGTTTCTGGTTTTCCATTGGATGAATATACATTTCCGTTCATGTTAAAAGCGTGTGGTGgagcaaaagaaattaatatgGGTATGGCGATTCATGGGCAAACAATAAAATCTGGCTACGCTTCTGATCTATTTGTGGGTAATGCACTTGTAGCTTTCTATGGGAAATGTCAACAAGTTAGTTCATCTAGGAAGGTTTTTGATGAAATGCCACAAAAAGATATTGTTAGTTGGAACTCAATGATCTCGGTTTATGTGGCTAATGATCTTCCTTGTGAGGCTCTTAAACTGTTTCATCTAATTCTGAATGTCGAAACAGTTTCACCTGATAGAACTACATTGGTGAGTATTCTTCCGGCTTGTGCTCAACTGTCAGCTGTTAAAGAAGGGCTGTGCATTCATTCCTGCATCGTAAAATCCTGTATGAAACTCGACGCTGTCTTAGGTAGCGGTCTTATATCACTGTATGCGAATATTGGGCGATTAAAGACTGCAACATTGATATTCGATCGAGTCCCTGATAAGAACATTGTGATTTGGAATACGATGATTAAAGCGTATGGAACACATGGCCATGCGGATGAGGCTCTCAAGTTGTTTTACCAACTTGTTGATGCTGGATTAAGCCCAGATGACAtgatatttttgtgtttactgTCAGCGTGTAGTCACGCAGGGATGATTTCAGAAGGTTTGTCTCTGTTCAAGAAGATGGAAAAATACGGAGTTAAAAGAAATCACTTACATTATGCTTGTGTAGTTGATTTATACAGTCGTGCAGGACTAATAGACAAAGCACTCGAAATTGTTAGGACTATGCCTGTACAGGCGGAGAAGGATGCTTACGGTGCCTTGTTCGGTGCTTGTAGGATACATAATAATATTGAAATTGCAGAAATAGCTGCGAAAAAGCTGTTCGAGTTGGACCCTGAAAATGCTGGGCGATATCTTATATTGATCAAGATGTATGAAGATGCAGGTCGGGTTGAGGATGCTGctagattaagaaaaatgatgagAGACAAGAAGATTCAAAGGCTAGTGGGATGTAGTGCAATCGAAATCGATTTTACGCTCCACAAATTTGGTGCAGAAGATGTATCTCATCCTCTCATGGAGCAAATCTTTGATACATTACATGAGTTGGAGATGTTGGTGGATGAACAAATTTATGCTGATCAATTCATATTGAATGAGTAA